One genomic window of Mus musculus strain C57BL/6J chromosome 17 genomic patch of type FIX, GRCm38.p6 PATCHES MG4200_PATCH includes the following:
- the Trem2 gene encoding triggering receptor expressed on myeloid cells 2 isoform 2 precursor (isoform 2 precursor is encoded by transcript variant 2) — MGPLHQFLLLLITALSQALNTTVLQGMAGQSLRVSCTYDALKHWGRRKAWCRQLGEEGPCQRVVSTHGVWLLAFLKKRNGSTVIADDTLAGTVTITLKNLQAGDAGLYQCQSLRGREAEVLQKVLVEVLEDPLDDQDAGDLWVPEESSSFEGAQVEHSTSRQVSSCGSPLAYHLPPLSKESRDLLPTHLHSSPPGLRSPEQVSCSQHPLGCGQGQAEAGNTCGQRAGLWPRCWAPTSDPHWTRRYVREF; from the exons ATGGGACCTCTCCACCAGTTTCTCCTGCTGCTGATCACAG CCCTGTCCCAAGCCCTCAACACCACGGTGCTGCAGGGCATGGCCGGCCAGTCCTTGAGGGTGTCATGTACTTATGACGCCTTGAAGCACTGGGGGAGACGCAAGGCCTGGTGTCGGCAGCTGGGTGAGGAGGGCCCATGCCAGCGTGTGGTGAGCACACACGGTGTGTGGCTGCTGGCCTTCCTGAAGAAGCGGAATGGGAGCACAGTCATCGCAGATGACACCCTTGCTGGAACCGTCACCATCACTCTGAAGAACCTCCAAGCCGGTGACGCGGGCCTCTACCAGTGTCAGAGTCTCCGAGGCCGAGAGGCTGAGGTCCTGCAGAAAGTACTGGTGGAGGTGCTGGAGg ACCCTCTAGATGACCAAGATGCTGGAGATCTCTGGGTCCCCGAGGAGTCATCGAGTTTCGAGGGTGCCcaagtggaacacagcacctccAG GCAGGTTTCATCCTGTGGGTCACCTCTAGCCTAccaccttcctcctctttccaagGAATCAAGAGACCTCCTTCCCACCCACCTCCATTCTTCTCCTCCTGGCCTGCGTTCTCCTGAGCAAGTTTCTTGCAGCCAGCATCCTCTGGGCTGTGGCCAGGGGCAGGCAGAAGCCGGGAACACCTGTGGTCAGAGGGCTGGACTGTGGCCAAGATGCTGGGCACCAACTTCAGATCCTCACTG GACCCGGAGGTACGTGAGAGAATTCTGA
- the Trem2 gene encoding triggering receptor expressed on myeloid cells 2 isoform 1 precursor (isoform 1 precursor is encoded by transcript variant 1), whose amino-acid sequence MGPLHQFLLLLITALSQALNTTVLQGMAGQSLRVSCTYDALKHWGRRKAWCRQLGEEGPCQRVVSTHGVWLLAFLKKRNGSTVIADDTLAGTVTITLKNLQAGDAGLYQCQSLRGREAEVLQKVLVEVLEDPLDDQDAGDLWVPEESSSFEGAQVEHSTSRNQETSFPPTSILLLLACVLLSKFLAASILWAVARGRQKPGTPVVRGLDCGQDAGHQLQILTGPGGT is encoded by the exons ATGGGACCTCTCCACCAGTTTCTCCTGCTGCTGATCACAG CCCTGTCCCAAGCCCTCAACACCACGGTGCTGCAGGGCATGGCCGGCCAGTCCTTGAGGGTGTCATGTACTTATGACGCCTTGAAGCACTGGGGGAGACGCAAGGCCTGGTGTCGGCAGCTGGGTGAGGAGGGCCCATGCCAGCGTGTGGTGAGCACACACGGTGTGTGGCTGCTGGCCTTCCTGAAGAAGCGGAATGGGAGCACAGTCATCGCAGATGACACCCTTGCTGGAACCGTCACCATCACTCTGAAGAACCTCCAAGCCGGTGACGCGGGCCTCTACCAGTGTCAGAGTCTCCGAGGCCGAGAGGCTGAGGTCCTGCAGAAAGTACTGGTGGAGGTGCTGGAGg ACCCTCTAGATGACCAAGATGCTGGAGATCTCTGGGTCCCCGAGGAGTCATCGAGTTTCGAGGGTGCCcaagtggaacacagcacctccAG GAATCAAGAGACCTCCTTCCCACCCACCTCCATTCTTCTCCTCCTGGCCTGCGTTCTCCTGAGCAAGTTTCTTGCAGCCAGCATCCTCTGGGCTGTGGCCAGGGGCAGGCAGAAGCCGGGAACACCTGTGGTCAGAGGGCTGGACTGTGGCCAAGATGCTGGGCACCAACTTCAGATCCTCACTG GACCCGGAGGTACGTGA
- the Treml1 gene encoding trem-like transcript 1 protein isoform 2 precursor (isoform 2 precursor is encoded by transcript variant 2) — translation MDCYLLLLLLLLGLAGQGSADSHPEVLQAPVGSSILVQCHYRLQDVRALKVWCQFLQEGCHPLVTSAVDRRAPGNGRIFLTDLGGGLLQVEMVTLQEEDTGEYGCVVEGAAGPQTLHRVSLLVLPPVPGPREGEEAEDEKETYRIGTGSLLEDPSLDPSASAGPHEFRRRENSIPLIWGAVLLLALVVVAVVIFAVMARKKGNRLVVCGPSQSTGVPGMAPLLIHHQANPQLHPHSPLCLLRS, via the exons ATGGACTgctacctgctgctgctgctgctgctcctgggaCTAGCAG GCCAAGGCTCAGCTGACAGTCATCCCGAGGTGCTACAGGCACCGGTGGGGTCATCCATTCTAGTGCAGTGCCACTACCGGCTCCAGGATGTGAGGGCTCTCAAGGTGTGGTGCCAGTTCTTGCAGGAAGGCTGCCACCCACTAGTGACCTCAGCGGTGGACCGAAGAGCTCCGGGAAACGGGCGCATATTCCTCACTGACCTGGGTGGGGGGCTCCTGCAGGTGGAAATGGTGACCCTGCAGGAGGAGGACACAGGGGAGTATGGTTGTGTGGTGGAGGGAGCGGCAGGACCCCAGACCCTGCATAGGGTCTCCCTGTTGGTTCTTCCACCAG TCCCTGGCccaagagagggggaggaagcagaggacGAGAAAGAAACCTATAGAATCGGAACCGGAAGTCTGCTCGAGGACCCCTCCTTGGACCCTTCCGCGAGTGCTGGTCCTCACGAGTTCAGACGGCGTGAGAACAG TATCCCCCTGATCTGGGGTGCTGTGCTCCTGTTGgccctggtggtggtggctgtggtgATATTTGCTGTGATGGCCAGAAAGAAAG GGAACAGGCTTGTTGTCTGTGGCCCGTCCCAGAGCACTGGAGTTCCAGGAATG GCTCCTCTCTTGATCCACCATCAAGCGAACCCCCAGCTCCACCCTCACAGccccctctgcctcctaaggtCCTGA
- the Treml1 gene encoding trem-like transcript 1 protein isoform 1 precursor (isoform 1 precursor is encoded by transcript variant 1): MDCYLLLLLLLLGLAGQGSADSHPEVLQAPVGSSILVQCHYRLQDVRALKVWCQFLQEGCHPLVTSAVDRRAPGNGRIFLTDLGGGLLQVEMVTLQEEDTGEYGCVVEGAAGPQTLHRVSLLVLPPVPGPREGEEAEDEKETYRIGTGSLLEDPSLDPSASAGPHEFRRRENRCQKQCIPLIWGAVLLLALVVVAVVIFAVMARKKGNRLVVCGPSQSTGVPGMDPPSAAHRSSDSGLPSDIPHVRLDSPPSFDSIYTGSSLDPPSSEPPAPPSQPPLPPKVLMSSKSVTYATVVFPGGDKGKIASCEPVQDPPNSQTPPSK, from the exons ATGGACTgctacctgctgctgctgctgctgctcctgggaCTAGCAG GCCAAGGCTCAGCTGACAGTCATCCCGAGGTGCTACAGGCACCGGTGGGGTCATCCATTCTAGTGCAGTGCCACTACCGGCTCCAGGATGTGAGGGCTCTCAAGGTGTGGTGCCAGTTCTTGCAGGAAGGCTGCCACCCACTAGTGACCTCAGCGGTGGACCGAAGAGCTCCGGGAAACGGGCGCATATTCCTCACTGACCTGGGTGGGGGGCTCCTGCAGGTGGAAATGGTGACCCTGCAGGAGGAGGACACAGGGGAGTATGGTTGTGTGGTGGAGGGAGCGGCAGGACCCCAGACCCTGCATAGGGTCTCCCTGTTGGTTCTTCCACCAG TCCCTGGCccaagagagggggaggaagcagaggacGAGAAAGAAACCTATAGAATCGGAACCGGAAGTCTGCTCGAGGACCCCTCCTTGGACCCTTCCGCGAGTGCTGGTCCTCACGAGTTCAGACGGCGTGAGAACAGGTGTCAGAAGCAGTG TATCCCCCTGATCTGGGGTGCTGTGCTCCTGTTGgccctggtggtggtggctgtggtgATATTTGCTGTGATGGCCAGAAAGAAAG GGAACAGGCTTGTTGTCTGTGGCCCGTCCCAGAGCACTGGAGTTCCAGGAATG GACCCTCCCTCAGCAGCCCACCGTAGCAGTGACTCGGGACTACCCTCGGACATTCCACATGTGAGGCTCGACTCACCGCCTTCCTTTGACTCTATCTACACAGGCTCCTCTCTTGATCCACCATCAAGCGAACCCCCAGCTCCACCCTCACAGccccctctgcctcctaaggtCCTGATGTCCTCCAAGTCTGTGACATATGCCACAGTTGTCTTCCCAGGAGGGGACAAAGGTAAAATAGCCTCCTGTGAGCCAGTTCAGGACCCACCAAACAGTCAAACTCCACCCAGTAAATAA
- the Treml1 gene encoding trem-like transcript 1 protein isoform 3 precursor (isoform 3 precursor is encoded by transcript variant 3), with protein sequence MDCYLLLLLLLLGLAGQGSADSHPEVLQAPVGSSILVQCHYRLQDVRALKVWCQFLQEGCHPLVTSAVDRRAPGNGRIFLTDLGGGLLQVEMVTLQEEDTGEYGCVVEGAAGPQTLHRVSLLVLPPVPGPREGEEAEDEKETYRIGTGSLLEDPSLDPSASAGPHEFRRRENSIPLIWGAVLLLALVVVAVVIFAVMARKKGNRLVVCGPSQSTGVPGMDPPSAAHRSSDSGLPSDIPHVRLDSPPSFDSIYTGSSLDPPSSEPPAPPSQPPLPPKVLMSSKSVTYATVVFPGGDKGKIASCEPVQDPPNSQTPPSK encoded by the exons ATGGACTgctacctgctgctgctgctgctgctcctgggaCTAGCAG GCCAAGGCTCAGCTGACAGTCATCCCGAGGTGCTACAGGCACCGGTGGGGTCATCCATTCTAGTGCAGTGCCACTACCGGCTCCAGGATGTGAGGGCTCTCAAGGTGTGGTGCCAGTTCTTGCAGGAAGGCTGCCACCCACTAGTGACCTCAGCGGTGGACCGAAGAGCTCCGGGAAACGGGCGCATATTCCTCACTGACCTGGGTGGGGGGCTCCTGCAGGTGGAAATGGTGACCCTGCAGGAGGAGGACACAGGGGAGTATGGTTGTGTGGTGGAGGGAGCGGCAGGACCCCAGACCCTGCATAGGGTCTCCCTGTTGGTTCTTCCACCAG TCCCTGGCccaagagagggggaggaagcagaggacGAGAAAGAAACCTATAGAATCGGAACCGGAAGTCTGCTCGAGGACCCCTCCTTGGACCCTTCCGCGAGTGCTGGTCCTCACGAGTTCAGACGGCGTGAGAACAG TATCCCCCTGATCTGGGGTGCTGTGCTCCTGTTGgccctggtggtggtggctgtggtgATATTTGCTGTGATGGCCAGAAAGAAAG GGAACAGGCTTGTTGTCTGTGGCCCGTCCCAGAGCACTGGAGTTCCAGGAATG GACCCTCCCTCAGCAGCCCACCGTAGCAGTGACTCGGGACTACCCTCGGACATTCCACATGTGAGGCTCGACTCACCGCCTTCCTTTGACTCTATCTACACAGGCTCCTCTCTTGATCCACCATCAAGCGAACCCCCAGCTCCACCCTCACAGccccctctgcctcctaaggtCCTGATGTCCTCCAAGTCTGTGACATATGCCACAGTTGTCTTCCCAGGAGGGGACAAAGGTAAAATAGCCTCCTGTGAGCCAGTTCAGGACCCACCAAACAGTCAAACTCCACCCAGTAAATAA